The sequence CTGATGCAGGGTCTGGTGGCAGGCGCGGATGGCTGTCATCACCGTGTCCCAGTCGCCTTCGATGTTGGTGCCCATGGCATGCAGTTCCACGTGCAGGCCGTGTTCGAGGAGGATCTGCTGACAGCGGGCGATGTCGCGGGCCAGATGCGGATCGCCGCCGATGGGGACGATGGAAAATTCCACTTGGATTTGCATGGGGCGTCTCCATGAATGGGATCGTCGCTATCATAATCCCCTCACCCACGGAAAGACAGGAACGCACGCCATGATCGTGATGTTCACCGATTTCGGCTGCCACGGTCCCTATCTGGGCCAGATGGAGGCCGTGCTGCGGCGTCAGGCCCCCGGCATCGACGTCATCGACCTGGTCAATGACGCCCCGTGCACCGACCCCAGACACAGCGCCTATCTGCTCGCCGCCCTGGCGCGCTGGTGGCCCGCAGGGACGGTATTCCTGGCCGTGGTCGATCCCGGCGTCGGGGGCAGGCGCCGCCCGGTGGTGCTGGAGGCCGACGGCAGATGGTTCGTCGGGCCGGACAACGGGTTGTTCAACACCGTGGCGGTGCAGCATAGCGAGCCTGTGAACTGGTTCGAGATCGTCTGGCGTCCGCCACAGCTGTCGGCCAGTTTTCACGGTCGCGATCTGTTCGCCCCGGTGGCTGCGGCTCTTGCCTGCGGCAAAGCGGAAGGGATGCTGCGACCCTGGCAGGGACCGGATCTGAGCGCCTGGCCGGTGGACCTGGCGGAGGTCGTCTATCTCGATCATTACGGCAACGCCTTCACCGGCCTGACCTTCCGCCACGACTGGGAGGGACGCGTCCTGCGGGTGGGCGGCCGCCAAATCCCCCAGGCCGGGACCTTCAGCGAGGTTCCCGAAGGGGAGGCCTTCTGGTACTGCAATTCCATGGGATTGGTGGAGATCGCCGTCAACCGCGGTAGCGCCGCCCAAGCACTGGGACTGGCCATCGGCACGCCGGTCGCCCTGACTGCCTGACAAAACTTATCTTCATGTTTTCATACCAAGGCATTGAAAGAATTGGGGATACAGAAGCGGAACCACTGCGGCAACGCATCCCCAACGGGAACGATTCCTGGTGGTCAGGACGGGGTCTGGGTCCTCCGTGACAGGCAGGAAGATCCGGTCCAGCAATGCTTCTTCACGCCCTAGGGCATGAAGCGTCCAATGCCAGCCGATGCGGGCATAACTTAAACCCTGCCGCCAATGGGGATCGACCCGTCGGCGCAGGCCGGCCTCATGGACTTTGACCCCCTGGCAAATCAGGATCCAGGTGGCCACGGCCATCACGAAGCACAACCGTAAAAATTCCCGCTTGCTTCAACAGTGCAATCACCATATCGTGCATCTTTGCGGGGGTGTTGTGCATGGCGCCTCACCGTTTGATCGGTCTCAAACTATGAGGAGCCTACAGCACCTCTGCTCACTCTGTGAGTTTTGTCAAGCAGTCAGGGGTCGTGGGTGTGCAACATGATAAAAATATGTGAACGATGGCAATGGATACGGCTGTTGTTATGGGGAATCATGGGTTTTTTTCCCATCGCCCTGGGGATGTGGATATATCCGTCGGAAAAAGATCCATACTACGAGACAGATATCACGCAGCTATCCTCTTCCTTATCGATCCCGACATCATTATCCTGTCTCATCCGATTCCTCTCGCAGCTTCCCTCCTCGTTTCAGTTCCTTACCGCTTGTATTCTTCTCTTCTTGGGCGGTCGGATCCTTCTGCGTCTGTATATGTGGCAGGGGATGTACAGGCGTGGATCAGCCAACCAAATCGGGTTGAAAAACGAAAGTAAAGTTATGCTCCTGCCTGGGCAGGAGGACTTTATCGATCGAATGAAGCGACGCCTCAGCAATTTTTCCCTGCTCCATCCCGGGCCGCTGTGGGCGATCAGGGGTGACTGGGGCAGCGGTAAGAGTTATCTCATGGGTGAACTGCAGCGCCGCCTCGAGGCACAGGAGAAAGTGGCGGTGGTCTCTGTTCACATCTGGCGGGAGCAGAGCGAGGTGGATCTGCATCAGACCATCGTCGATGCCATTCTCAGCCATCCAAAGGTGATGCGTGCCTGCTTCCCCTGCTATCCCACCCGCATCCTGTTGCGCCGCATGGGGCAGGGGTTCCTGCGCATTCTGCCGCGGGGACTGCGCTTGTCGAACGGGTATATCGATGCGAAGTTCAGCCCGGACAGATTGATGCCCCTGATCGCCCAGCGCGATCTCGAGTGGGTCGTTGCCTGCGCCAGGGCGTGTGGTCTGCGGATCGTGCTCATTCTCGACGAGGTGGATCGCGCCATCGTTCCGGTGGCCCAGGCCGCCATCGTGCTCACCCGCCGCGCGTTGAACCTACCGGGGCTGGCGGTCATTCTGCCGTATGTGGGGGCACAGTTGCAGCTGAAAGTGTTCAATCCCCTGCACGACTATTCACCGGATCTGCATCAGACGCTGCTGACTCATCTCGAATCGCGATATCCGCCACCGGCGCAAAAGGGGGCGGATGGCGAATCGTTGGTATTGAAACTCGCCTTCGATTCCCAGCAGGCAGGCAGGGCGGAGGACAGGGACGCTCCGGACAAGGCCCGTGACCACCTCACCCACCTCATTCTGCGCCGGGACCTGCGTGAGGAGACTTTGGTGCGCCATTACGCCACCCTGACCAAAGACCAGCAACAGATCTTGATCGAACAGGCCGAGGAGAAATACCTGAGCCTGCGGGACAACATCCCGGAACTGGGAGCTCGGGATATTCCCGGGGTGCTCCAGTTCGAAACCATCAAGCCATTGCTCAGGCCTGAATGGCAAAATGTTGTGGAAGAGAAGACGGATGCCTTGGGGCATGCCGTGCTCAACTGTGGCAGCTTGCTTACCCTGGATCCGCCCCGGCCACCGGTGATCCGGCATTTTGAAGGTCACTTGGCGGAATATTTCGCCCGGGTGGATGAGTTTGCCGATATCGTGAGCGACGACGAGTTGCTGGTGCTCTGGATTACCACCCTGGCCTGGCGTCGGGCGCAACTCATTCGCGGACTTGAAGGAGAGAGGAATGCAGGATAAAGATCAGGAAGTATCGGTAAAGGATGAAACTACGAAGGATACACTCTACGTTTCCGGTCAGGACAACATCGGTGTTCCCAAGATCGAAACAGATCAGAAAACCGAAGAACACCAGAGCATCGAAGAGGAAGTACCCAAGGAAGATCCCCAAATTCTTACCGAGCTGTTCGAAAGACTGTTGCGCGGTGCCAGTGAAGCCTACTATGCGAGACTGGGAAAAACCCAACCCGATAACCTAGCGGAGAAGATCAAGTCCTTTGCCGAGCGGGCTGCCGGTCATCCGGTCATTGGCCAGTTCTTCCTCAGCCTGGAACAGCCTAACATCCGATCCGCAGAACTGCGGGACAAGCAGACCGACGCCATCGTGCAAAAACACGGTCTCGATAGCGGTCGCGGAGGGGCTTATGCAAAGGGGTTGCCTGAAAGGCTCTCCGGCAGTTTCCAAGAGGTGGCCCTGCAGGCCACGCTGTTGTTGCGACAGCATCAGGGCGATGCCCGCTTTGCCCTGGCCTTGACCTGCGGGCCGCTTGCGGATGCCCTGGAATCCATGGAAAGAACCGGCCTGTCCCGGGAGCGCCAGGTGGATCTCATGATCCATTTGTTCGCGGGGGAGCCGGTCTATGAAGGGGGCGGCACCCGCCCGCCCTGCAACCCGAAGTTTCGCGAGTTTCTTGCCCGGCTCAGCGCTCTGGTGCTCAGCGAAGCCGCAGAGCGGCCAACGCCCGGCCGGTTCCAGACCCTTGTCAGCCTCGCCACCTGGTATGGGTCGGCAAGGGAGCCGGCTTGTATCGCATGCGGTGCTGCATTGGGGCTCGAGATCCTGCCATATGGGTATGAGATCGGAGATGCCCCACAGGAGGTGGCCAAGGCATTGTCCCAGCTGGCCAACAACCTCGCAGGGTGGTTGAGCAGATTGCTGGGGTTCGGAGCAGATGAGGATGCCATGCACAGCAAGCCCGAGCAGGCCGGACAACTCAACGCCGTTCATGCCTTTGGTTGTGTGGCTTTCCTGCAGATGACGTCGTGGTGGTCGTGGAACGAGGGGGCTGCTGAGGTTTTCGGCTGTCTGAAGGTCGAGATGGCGAAAGAGAAGGCCGGCGGACTGGCCCGCGCCTTTTTGTTCATGGCTAACGTTCCCCCTGCTTGGCGTATCCTGAATAAAAGCTTGTTCGCATCGGAAGACCAGATGTTCGGCCCGGCCGCCCGCCGGCTGCGCACCGCCGTCTTGTCGCTCATTTCGGCACTGATGCGCGCCCGTTTCAACGAGCCCAAGGATCATGATGAGATTGCCCAAGCCCTGTTCAACCTGGGGGTTGATCTCAATATCCATTCCAAGAGCTCGGGTGACCCCGCGACATACCTGCCGCCGCGCCTGCTGGCCAATGCCCTGGGATTGTGGTGGGCCCTGATGAAGGCGGGCGACGAGACCCAGGCCATCGGCCCTTTCAATGGCGGTGACTGCGCGGTCAATCTTTTTGGCGCCCTTACAGAACCTTCATTGGCCGAGTTTCGCAGGCAACATGCGGAGGCGATCCGTGCTTTGGGTGATGCCCTTCGTACCCAGATGAAGCAAATGAATTTGGAATTGGATGAGTCGCGCCTGAGTGCGTCTTATAACGAAATGTTTGGTCAGAAACCTGAACATGCGCCCCTGGAACGTGAAAAGGCCGCCACCACGCTTGCCGGGCTGATCCAGGCCTATCTGGATGCGAATGGATTCGAAGCCAAGCCGGTTGAAGCTGATTTGCACACTTGGCTGGGGGCTGCCTTCGAGACCGCTGCAGCCGAGATCATGCGCTGGGCGTTTTCCCAGATCGAAGAAGGACCGTCCGTTTTCGACAACTGCCTGCAAGGTTGGGTGGCGGTGGCCGGCAAGTTGGTGCAACTCGCTGAAGAACCCGGCTATACCGCGTTCAGAGGAGAAATCCCTAGCTCCCTGCAAGACTTCGGCATTACAGGATACCAATGCGACCGTCCCGATATCCCGAAGGCTGACACCCATTATCTCAGTCGCACCCTGCGGGACGTGGAATTGATGTGCGGCGTATTCGGTCTCTCGTGAATACTGCCCGGCATGGGGGCGCCCAGTCTTGCAGTGCCTCCGTTTGGCCGCCTGCTGCCGCCTGCGCTATACTTTCCGGCTCGATTCAGCCTAGGGAGTCACCATGCAGGATCTCAATCCGTTCGGTAGCCGCCTCCGTCTCCGCGACGGGATCGAATACTTCAGCCTTGAAGCCTTGGAGCGGGCCGGTCTCGGTTTCGTGTCGCAGTTGCCCTTTAGCATCAAGGTGCTGCTGGAGAGCGTGCTGCGCAACTGCGACGGCCGCCTGATCCGGGAGCAGGACGTGGCCGCCCTGGCCGGCTGGCAGCCGCAGGGACGCAACGAGGCCGAGATCCCCTTCATGCCGGCGCGGGTGCTGCTGCAGGACTTCACCGGTGTTCCCGCGCTGGTGGACCTGGCGGCGATGCGCTCCGCCATGGCGCGTTTCGGCAAGGACCCGGCCCGGGTGGAGCCGCTGATTCCCGCAGAGCTGGTGGTGGACCATTCGATCCAGGTGGACTACTACGCTTCCCCTGACGCCTTGGAAAAGAACATGAAACTGGAGTTCCAGCGCAACCTGGAACGCTACCAGTTCCTCAAGTGGGGGCAGCAGGCGTTCGAATCCTTCAAGGTGATTCCCCCGGGCGTTGGTATCGTCCACCAGGTCAATCTGGAATATCTGGCCCGCGGCGTCTTCCTGCAGGACGGTCTCGCCTATCCCGACAGCCTGGTGGGGACCGACTCCCATACCACCATGATCAACGGCCTGGGGATCGTCGGCTGGGGCGTGGGCGGCATCGAGGCCGAAGCCGGGATGCTGGGGCAGCCGCTGTACATGCTGCCGCCGGAAGTGATCGGCTTCGAGCTGACCGGCCAGTTGCCGGAAGGGGCCACCGCCACCGATCTGGTCCTCAGGGTGACCGGAATGCTGCGCCGCCACGGGGTGGTGGGCAAGTTCGTCGAATTCTACGGCAGCGGCTTGTCGTCCATCAGTGTCCCCGACCGCACCACGGTGGCCAACATGGCGCCGGAGTACGGGGCTACCATCGGTTTCTTCCCCATCGATGCGGCGGTGATCGACTTCCTGCGCGCCACCGGTCGCCCTGAGGAACAGGTGGCCCTGGTGGAAGATTACTGCAAAGCCCAAGGGTTGTTCCGCACCGACGTCACGGTGGCGCCGCGGTTCACCGAAACCCTGAGCCTGGATCTGGCCACTGTCGAGCCCAGCCTCGCCGGCCCGCGCCGGCCCCAGGACCGGGTCACCGTGGCCGATCTCAAGGCGTCGTTCGAAAAGGCCCTGACCGCACCGGTGGTGGAGGGCGGTTTCGGCGTGCCCGAGGGCGAAAAGGATGCCCGCATAGCGGTGACCGTCGACGGGCGCGAAGGCGAGCTGGGTCACGGTTCGGTGGTGATCGCCGCCATCACCAGTTGCACCAACACCAGCAATCCCTCGGTGATGCTGGGGGCGGGGCTGCTGGCCAAGAAGGCCGTCGAACGCGGGCTGGTCCCGCCGGCCACGGTCAAGACCAGTCTGGCGCCGGGCTCGCGGGTGGTGACCGAATACCTGAAGGACAGCGGTCTGCAACCCTATCTGGACCAGCTCGGCTTCTACACCGTCGGCTACGGCTGCACCACCTGCATCGGCAACAGCGGCCCGCTGCCGGAGCCGGTGGCCAAGGCGATCCGCGACGGCAGGCTGGTGGCGGCCGCGGTGCTGTCGGGCAACCGCAATTTCGAGGGCCGGGTCCATCCCCTGACCCGGGCCAACTACCTGGCTTCGCCGCCGCTGGTGGTGGCCTACGCCCTGGCCGGCACCATCGACATCGACCTGACCACCGAGCCCCTGGGGAACGACCGTGACGGCAAGCCGGTCTATCTGCGCGACATCTGGCCCAGCAGGGCGGAACTGGCCGAGGTGCTGCGCCGCGCGTTGGATCCGGACAAGTTCCACCAGGTCTACGAACGCCTGGACGCGTTCAATCCCGACTGGAACGTCATCGAAGTGCCGGCCTCGGTCCTCTACGACTGGCCGCCGGAATCAACTTACATCCAGGAGCCGCCCTTCTTCAAGGACATGCCCCCGGCGCCGCCGCCGGTCGAGCCCATCGAGGCGGCGCGGGTGCTGGTGCTGCTGGGGGATTCGGTGACCACCGACCATATCTCCCCGGCCGGGGTGATTCCCGAAGGGCCGGCGGCGGAATACCTGCGATCCAGGGGCGTCCGCCCTGAGGACTTCAACACTTTCGGCGCCCGCCGCGGCAACCACGAGGTGATGATGCGCGGCACCTTCGCCAACGTGCGCCTGCGCAATCTGCTGGTGCCGGGCAAGGAGGGCGGTATCACCCTCCATCTGCCCGACGGCGAGGAAATGTGGATCTTCGACGCCGCCATGCGCTATCGCCAGGAAGGGGTGCCGCTGATCGTCATCGCCGGCAAGGATTACGGCATGGGCAGCTCCCGCGACTGGGCCGCCAAAGGCCCCAAGTTGCTGGGGGTGCGGGCGGTGATCGCCGAGAGCTTCGAGCGCATCCACCGCAGCAACTTGGTGGGGATGGGCATCCTGCCGCTGACCTTCAAGCCGGGCCAGAACCGGGAAACCCTGGGTCTGAGCGGGCGGGAGCGCTACACCATTCCGGTTGACGACGCCAGCCTGCAGGCGGGCGGCGAACTGGAGGTGACCGCCACTGCCGATGACGGCGGCCGTGT comes from Methylomarinovum tepidoasis and encodes:
- a CDS encoding P-loop NTPase fold protein codes for the protein MKRRLSNFSLLHPGPLWAIRGDWGSGKSYLMGELQRRLEAQEKVAVVSVHIWREQSEVDLHQTIVDAILSHPKVMRACFPCYPTRILLRRMGQGFLRILPRGLRLSNGYIDAKFSPDRLMPLIAQRDLEWVVACARACGLRIVLILDEVDRAIVPVAQAAIVLTRRALNLPGLAVILPYVGAQLQLKVFNPLHDYSPDLHQTLLTHLESRYPPPAQKGADGESLVLKLAFDSQQAGRAEDRDAPDKARDHLTHLILRRDLREETLVRHYATLTKDQQQILIEQAEEKYLSLRDNIPELGARDIPGVLQFETIKPLLRPEWQNVVEEKTDALGHAVLNCGSLLTLDPPRPPVIRHFEGHLAEYFARVDEFADIVSDDELLVLWITTLAWRRAQLIRGLEGERNAG
- the acnA gene encoding aconitate hydratase AcnA — encoded protein: MQDLNPFGSRLRLRDGIEYFSLEALERAGLGFVSQLPFSIKVLLESVLRNCDGRLIREQDVAALAGWQPQGRNEAEIPFMPARVLLQDFTGVPALVDLAAMRSAMARFGKDPARVEPLIPAELVVDHSIQVDYYASPDALEKNMKLEFQRNLERYQFLKWGQQAFESFKVIPPGVGIVHQVNLEYLARGVFLQDGLAYPDSLVGTDSHTTMINGLGIVGWGVGGIEAEAGMLGQPLYMLPPEVIGFELTGQLPEGATATDLVLRVTGMLRRHGVVGKFVEFYGSGLSSISVPDRTTVANMAPEYGATIGFFPIDAAVIDFLRATGRPEEQVALVEDYCKAQGLFRTDVTVAPRFTETLSLDLATVEPSLAGPRRPQDRVTVADLKASFEKALTAPVVEGGFGVPEGEKDARIAVTVDGREGELGHGSVVIAAITSCTNTSNPSVMLGAGLLAKKAVERGLVPPATVKTSLAPGSRVVTEYLKDSGLQPYLDQLGFYTVGYGCTTCIGNSGPLPEPVAKAIRDGRLVAAAVLSGNRNFEGRVHPLTRANYLASPPLVVAYALAGTIDIDLTTEPLGNDRDGKPVYLRDIWPSRAELAEVLRRALDPDKFHQVYERLDAFNPDWNVIEVPASVLYDWPPESTYIQEPPFFKDMPPAPPPVEPIEAARVLVLLGDSVTTDHISPAGVIPEGPAAEYLRSRGVRPEDFNTFGARRGNHEVMMRGTFANVRLRNLLVPGKEGGITLHLPDGEEMWIFDAAMRYRQEGVPLIVIAGKDYGMGSSRDWAAKGPKLLGVRAVIAESFERIHRSNLVGMGILPLTFKPGQNRETLGLSGRERYTIPVDDASLQAGGELEVTATADDGGRVTFPVDVRLNSAAEVEYYRNGGILHTVLRGMLKRT
- a CDS encoding MTH1187 family thiamine-binding protein, yielding MQIQVEFSIVPIGGDPHLARDIARCQQILLEHGLHVELHAMGTNIEGDWDTVMTAIRACHQTLHQAGRPRLYGVLKIVSAGDGEKPFEEKVNRVQQFMVAGAD
- a CDS encoding SAM hydrolase/SAM-dependent halogenase family protein, with translation MIVMFTDFGCHGPYLGQMEAVLRRQAPGIDVIDLVNDAPCTDPRHSAYLLAALARWWPAGTVFLAVVDPGVGGRRRPVVLEADGRWFVGPDNGLFNTVAVQHSEPVNWFEIVWRPPQLSASFHGRDLFAPVAAALACGKAEGMLRPWQGPDLSAWPVDLAEVVYLDHYGNAFTGLTFRHDWEGRVLRVGGRQIPQAGTFSEVPEGEAFWYCNSMGLVEIAVNRGSAAQALGLAIGTPVALTA